TCGCAATAGGCGAGCCTGAATAGCGAATATGTTCTTGCCCGCCCACGCGCTGCGGTACGTGCAAGTGCCCAAGTGCCACGTAATCAAAACGCTCATCGAACATCTCGGCAGAAACCTTGCCCAACGAGCCGACATAAAGGTCACGCACGCCGTCATCTTCCGTGGTTTTGCCGCCCGCTGCAAATAAATGCCCGGTGGCAATGATAGGAATATGGCCCTGATGGGTTTCAATCAGCTTGCTTTGATAGTTTTTAGCAATCGTGGCGACTTCATCGTAATGAGCACGGATACCTTTAATGACATTGGCATCTTTGCTATCCATAGACTCGCCAGCGCTGCTACTGCGCACATCGCGGTCACGCAAATAAGGCACGGCAGCGATGATGCAGTGTGGATTACCGTCTATATCGTCTAACACCAACACTTCATCGTTTAGGTCTTCACAAGCGGTACCGATGACATGAACGTTTAAAAACTTGAGCACCTGACTGGGCGCATCCAAAAAAGTCGGGGAATCATGATTGCCGGCGACGATGACGATATGCTGGCAGCAAGACCTTGAGACGCGCCCCAAAAACTCATAATACAAGGCTTGCGCTCGATTGCTTGGGGTCATGGTATCAAAGATATCGCCGGCAACAATAAGCACATCCACCTTTTGGGCGCTAATGGTGTCTTCTAACCACTTTAAAAACGCTTCAAACTCTTCGTAACGCATACGCCCATAAAGCCTACGCCCCAAATGCCAATCGGAGGTATGCAGAATGGTTAAGGGTTTAGCATAATTTTTTGTAGTATGAGAAGTAGACATAACTGAACTTAATGAGGGTCAATAGAAAGCGTTTATTTTAGCAAGAATTGGCGGGATTTGCTGAGTTAGAATTCATACAATAAAAAACCCTTGCCAATATTACTAGCAAGGGTTCTATATTTATCTAACCATCATTTATATAACTATCAAATCTAACTTATGGCTGCTTATGCTGAGGTTTTTACATCTGATAGCGCCGTTATCATCGACAACGCATGTGCTTGTTGGCGAGCAGGATTAGTAGTGGCTACATCGTCTTTTGGCGTCGCAGCCGTCCCGCCGCGCAGCCAATTACTTTCGGTATTACTAACCTCTTTATTATGTATATTGTACCAAGCCAAATCGTCATGCAAGCTGACCACATCACCCATAATCAGTAGTGCGGGTGTGGGTAATTGTGCCTTTTCTTGTTTGGCAACAATGTTTGCAAGCGTGCCGGTTAAGACTTGCTGATTGGGCATGCTGGCATTGGAGACGATAGCAATAGGCGTCTCAGCGGCGCGCCCAGCCTGAATCAAGCCTTCGGTTAAACGGCCTAGCGAATGCAGACCCATATAAAACACCACGGTCTCATCGGTATCAAGCAAATTCTCAAACTTCTCATTGGGCGCGCCCGCCTTTAAAAACCCAGTGACAAAACGCACCGACTGCGCATGGTCACGATGGGTCAAAGGAATACCCGCATAGCTGGCAGCGGCATTGGCAGCGGTGATGCCGGGCACCACTTGATAAGGAATATCATGGGCGTGCAAACTTTCAACCTCCTCGCCGCCGCGCCCAAAGATAAACGGGTCGCCGCCTTTTAGACGTACCACGCGGCGCCCTTTTTTGGCTTCGTTAATCAATAACTGATTGATACCCAATTGCGCTACCGCATGGTTGCTGCGTTTTTTACCGACGAATACTTTATCGGCATCACGGCGGCACAG
This sequence is a window from Psychrobacter jeotgali. Protein-coding genes within it:
- a CDS encoding exonuclease SbcCD subunit D C-terminal domain-containing protein → MSTSHTTKNYAKPLTILHTSDWHLGRRLYGRMRYEEFEAFLKWLEDTISAQKVDVLIVAGDIFDTMTPSNRAQALYYEFLGRVSRSCCQHIVIVAGNHDSPTFLDAPSQVLKFLNVHVIGTACEDLNDEVLVLDDIDGNPHCIIAAVPYLRDRDVRSSSAGESMDSKDANVIKGIRAHYDEVATIAKNYQSKLIETHQGHIPIIATGHLFAAGGKTTEDDGVRDLYVGSLGKVSAEMFDERFDYVALGHLHVPQRVGGQEHIRYSGSPIAMGFGEARQQKQVLLVKFVDALNQANNELLGSKVTDKILDLPVTETLAPKTVEKTIKKVVNQTSDFMDDLFGFDETTDEDTNVEEIIKESLEESEIDQALADKTSANQHAGCNAKVLHQNQTNQMQITSLPIPCFQKLAQVSGDLATVSETISATITALNDDESVWLEVIYTGDEIVSELREEVAAMVEGLPCEVLKIKNTRTYNKVLNQQQSDETLQDLNEMDVFERCLEVHEVAETQKEALRDAYQQILYDLHHDDKLAE